The following are encoded in a window of Euwallacea fornicatus isolate EFF26 chromosome 21, ASM4011564v1, whole genome shotgun sequence genomic DNA:
- the LOC136345796 gene encoding circadian clock-controlled protein daywake-like yields MFGHCEFLVRAVLCQWFVVGAWGRILETQPDFVKTCMITKPWDEFVNCSTNAVQHLFSEIPKGNKDIELQVLDPLQIPAVKILQGGGGPVAVNATLTQVSVVGFGNTKILYNSVDPETYDFFTKLHLPRLRLDGNYELLGRILVIALRGKGNCWFDAKDLDIAVKSEVKMEKRSGFHFFKVNRVHVQFSIGGLKLYLGNLFDGIKPLEDSTNAYLNSNWRPVAESINPILSKTIEDIMLDILQKVFDNIPADFFLGDIDANEILKGKQP; encoded by the exons ATGTTCGGTCATTGTGAGTTCTTGGTTCGCGCGGTTTTGTGCCAGTGGTTCGTTGTGGGCGCGTGGGGAAGGATTTTGGAAACGCAAC cCGATTTTGTGAAAACCTGCATGATCACCAAGCCATGGGATGAATTCGTTAATTGTTCCACTAACGCAGTTCAGCATCTATTCTCCGAAATTCCCAAAGGGAATAaggatatcgagcttcaggtTTTGGACCCTTTGCAGATTCCTGCAGTGAag ATTCTTCAAGGCGGAGGTGGCCCAGTTGCAGTGAACGCCACCCTCACCCAAGTTTCTGTGGTGGGTTTCGGGAATACGAAAATCTTGTATAACTCCGTAGATCCAGAAACTTATGACTTCTTCACGAAGTTACATCTGCCTAGACTGAGGCTGGACGGTAACTACGAACTATTAGGTCGCATTTTGGTGATTGCCTTAAGAGGAAAGGGCAACTGTTGGTTCGACGCCA AGGATCTCGACATCGCGGTAAAATCTGAggtcaaaatggaaaaacgaaGCGGTTTCCACTTCTTTAAAGTGAACCGAGTGCACGTGCAATTCTCCATTGGAGGCTTGAAACTCTACCTGGGTAACTTGTTCGACGGAATCAAACCCTTAG AGGACTCGACCAACGCGTACTTAAACTCCAATTGGCGCCCAGTTGCCGAATCTATAAACCCGATTTTATCGAAAACTATTGAGGATATAATGTTGGATATCTTACAGAAAGTATTCGATAACATTCCCGCAGATTTTTTCTTGGGGGACATTGATGCCAATGAAATCCTTAAAGGGAAACAGCCTTGA
- the Ask1 gene encoding mitogen-activated protein kinase kinase kinase 15 isoform X2 — translation MLTKMPSIPTVIEPDAECPSATDSVGSHSDTSTHTNATMTKPHMEVVCVIDICQSENLTQRKKALEEVKTACNQVGATMSHIQFEKLDFGQANVVSSFYNADVVIIDISLPVQQSTLIYHLGVRESFNMKQNILIYNDLESEITLRLKLSCSNYTFVSYKLADTACITTGPTDRADDTTEFLHQRLKKSLQDVEIQSKAHMKERFLSDLKKINETKSGPERKEALLNIVNRLNDRNVLSGDTVLNLLLSFRDIQEYESMIHVVEGLRSVPAGQKYLNSYIVFLYAFALNRRKKDGDREKALQVCINALKKKENNFPDMLCLCGRIYKDKFTESNYSDKESLDQAIHWYKKGFEVQPNEYAGINLATLLVIKGEELNKSSDLQHIAIVLNSLIGKKGSLASLKDYWDVATFFEISVLAQNYANAIQAAEHMFRLKPPDWYLKSTIGNIQLIDRFRKKKEEDISGEEQVFYFWMEFFTEAIKKVDEVSSDGRFPVLIFEPSKEYMPSSVWINFGVEPQTLQVSNICLKRLKSCCTEIHDWEFTADDIRSFSLSTQDDRSLFLYVLAISDCFQIFFPSEACRSVFHKLLVNLLNYQERPLEPEPPQEIQFEYERDEQGRKKMLGKGTYGVVYAALDLNKQVRIAVKEVPEKNLGAVQPLHEEIRVHSQLRHRNIVQYLGSRSEEGFFKIFMEQVPGGSLSALLRSKWGSLQKNEPTMASYTKQILEGLKYLHSHRIVHRDIKGDNVLVNTYSGVVKISDFGTSKRLIGLSPSTQTFTGTLQYMAPEVIDRGQRGYAAPADVWSLGCTVVEMSTGKPPFIELGSPQAALFKVGYHKAHPEIPELSDKATTFILKCFESDPDKRATAEQLLEDPFLCPERKKPVRMPTEFSRSVSVPVDKLAPKMLSGHSSAPNQTPTTPESDGSSHHHARTASLLPPIHMPTDLSFGSLASTPSLDCGDSGLDQHSERRNSSGTLLSPEAEVGTETDGFYLLKKDSQRRTTLAKVLANDGNKIVDLWMQKVRDKYLGETVLTPKHLLKLMDGLKSFIIDPNVSIVESTVKELKEEMDYDGTAIHQLQFAIYLYQESVNEILRLHPIKPHWMFALDNLVRSCVQAAITVLSPELGENLATHGSVDTSKSGKTNESFDIEHSLIHLKGEHSKICHDCIENLKRIVVRELQESNRQQMESLKTFLHETVKQQTELLRLSSLSEECDEGEEDSKLASWLEGLGITDSARRKVLSRGYKLEEVLLDFTREEIRSLGLIGASGLRLWKAIKQYRNTKGSC, via the exons atgttaacaaaaatgCCTTCAATACCAACTGTTATTGAGCCTGATGCAG AGTGTCCCAGTGCAACAGACAGTGTTGGCTCACATTCTGATACTTCCACACACACAAATGCCACTATGACTAAACCTCATATGGAAGTTGTTTGTGTGATAGATATTTGTCAAAGTGAGAACTTGACTCAGAGAAAGAAGGCTCTGGAAGAGGTCAAAACGGCATGTAATCAAGTAGGAGCCACGATGTCACATATCCAA TTTGAAAAACTTGACTTTGGACAAGCAAATGTTGTTAGCAGTTTTTATAATGCAGATGTGGTGATTATTGATATTTCACTGCCCGTACAGCAAAGTACCTTAATTTATCATTTGGGAGTACGGGAGAGTTTTAATATGAAACAGAATATCTTGATTTATAATGATCTTGAATCAGAAATTACCTTGAGGCTAAAG ctaTCTTGCTCCAATTACACATTTGTCTCATATAAATTAGCAGACACTGCATGCATAACTACAGGACCAACTGATAGAGCAGATGATACAACTGAATTTCTGCACCAACGATTAAAGAAATCACTTCAGGATGTTGAAATTCAGAGCAA AGCTCATATGAAAGAACGGTTTCTATCAgacctaaaaaaaatcaatgaaaccAAATCAGGCCCTGAAAGAAAAGAGGCATTATTGAATATTGTCAATAGACTCAATGACCGCAATGTTTTGTCAG GGGACACAGTACTAAATCTTCTGCTCAGCTTCAGAGACATCCAAGAGTATGAGTCAATGATTCATGTGGTTGAGGGTTTACGTTCAGTTCCTGCGGGGCAGAAGTACCTTAACTCTTACATTGTATTCTTATATGCCTTCGCTTTAAATCGGCGTAAAAAAGACGGAGATAGAGAGAAGGCTTTACAAGTGTGCATTAATGCTTTAAAAAAG AAAGAGAATAATTTTCCTGACATGCTGTGTCTGTGCGGGCGAATTTATAAAGACAAATTTACAGAGTCCAATTACTCAGATAAGGAAAGTCTGGATCAGGCTATTCATTGGTACAAAAAAGGGTTTGAAGTTCAGCCCAATGAATATGCGG GTATAAACCTGGCGACTTTACTGGTGATAAAGGGCgaagaattaaataaatccaGCGACTTACAACACATCGCAATAGTTTTAAATAGTCTTATTGGTAAAAAAGGTAGCTTGGCTTCACTCAAGGACTATTGGGACGTTGCcacatttttcgagatttcagTGCTAGCTCAGAATTACGCGAATGCAATTCAA GCAGCAGAACATATGTTTCGTTTGAAACCCCCCGATTGGTACCTGAAATCCACTATTGGCAATATACAGTTAATAGATCGATTTAGGAAGAAAAAGGAAGAAGATATTTCGGGTGAAGAGCAGGTCTTTTATTTCTGGATGGAATTTTTTACCGAAGCTATTAAGAAGGTCGACGAAGTCTCTTCTGATGGGAGGTTTCCAGTGCTCATTTTCGAGCCCAGCAAAGAGTACATGCCCAGTTCTGTTTGGATTAATTTTGGAGTGGAGCCCCAAACGTTACAA gtCAGCAATATTTGCTTAAAAAGATTGAAGTCGTGTTGCACTGAAATTCACGATTGGGAGTTCACCGCGGACGACATTAGGAGTTTCAGCTTAAGCACCCAAGATGACAGATCTTTATTTCTATATGTTTTAGCCATATCCGAttgtttccaaatatttttcccttcCGAAGCATGCAG GAGCGTGTTTCATAAGTTATTAGTTAATTTACTAAACTACCAAGAGAGACCTTTAGAACCTGAGCCGCCACAGGAAATTCAGTTTGAGTACGAACGAGATGAGCAgggtagaaaaaaaatgctggGGAAAGGAACTTATGGGGTGGTGTATGCAGCTTTAGATTTGAACAAGCAAG TTCGAATAGCTGTTAAAGAAGTGCCCGAAAAGAACCTTGGGGCGGTGCAGCCGTTACACGAAGAAATTCGAGTTCATTCTCAGCTGAGACATCGCAATATCGTTCAGTATCTGGGGTCGCGATCAGAAGAGG ggttttttaaaattttcatggaaCAAGTCCCTGGAGGCTCCCTGAGCGCTCTTTTAAGATCCAAGTGGGGTTCCCTTCAAAAGAACGAACCCACGATGGCGTCTTATACCAAACAGATTCTTGAGGGCCTAAAGTACCTGCACAGTCATAGAATCGTGCATCGTGACATTAAGG GCGACAACGTCCTGGTAAACACTTACAGTGGAGTCGTGAAAATTTCCGATTTTGGCACGTCGAAGAGGTTGATTGGTCTAAGTCCTAGTACTCAGACTTTCACGGGCACTCTTCAGTATATGGCGCCTGAAGTTATTGATAG gGGGCAGCGCGGGTACGCGGCTCCAGCGGATGTTTGGTCGTTGGGGTGCACTGTGGTGGAAATGTCAACGGGTAAACCGCCCTTCATCGAATTGGGGTCGCCGCAGGCCGCACTTTTTAAGGTTGGATATCATAAAGCCCATCCGGAAATTCCCGAATTGTCGGATAAAGCTACAACGTTCATCTTAAAGTGTTTCGAGTCTGATCCTGATAAACGGGCGACTGCCGAACAACTTTTGGAAGATCCATTTTTAT GTCCTGAAAGGAAAAAGCCTGTTCGCATGCCTACGGAATTCAGTAGGAGCGTTTCAGTTCCCGTGGATAAACTGGCCCCCAAAATGCTTTCTGGACACTCTAGCGCCCCGAATCAAACTCCTACAACCCCAGAATCTGA TGGCTCCAGCCATCATCACGCGAGAACCGCTTCGCTTTTGCCGCCCATTCACATGCCCACCGATTTGAGTTTCGGCAG TCTGGCCTCGACCCCTTCATTAGATTGCGGCGACTCCGGCCTGGATCAACACTCGGAAAGGCGAAATTCCTCCGGGACTCTTTTATCCCCTGAAGCTGAAGTAG GAACCGAAACTGATGGGTTTTATCTACTGAAGAAAGATTCGCAAAGAAGGACGACTTTGGCTAAAGTGTTAGCCAACGACGGGAATAAAATTGTAGATTTGTGGATGCAGAAAGTCAGGGATAAATATTTGGGAGAAACCGTTTTGACTCCGAAACATCTGCTCAA ATTAATGGACGGCCTGAAGTCGTTTATAATAGATCCCAATGTGAGCATTGTAGAGTCTACGGTCAAGGAGCTGAAGGAAGAGATGGATTATGATGGTACTGCTATCCATCAATTGCAGTTTGCCATATATTTATATCAA GAATCAGTGAACGAGATCCTACGTCTGCACCCTATAAAACCCCACTGGATGTTCGCCTTGGATAATCTAGTTCGGTCTTGTGTCCAAGCAGCAATCACTGTCCTTTCTCCTGAGCTGGGCGAAAACCTTGCCACGCACGGCTCCGTTGATACCTCTAAATCCGGTAAAACCAACGAGAGTTTCGACATCGAACACTCTTTAATTCACTTGAAAGGCGAACACTCAAAAATCTGCCACGATTGCATCGAAAATTTGAAGCGAATTGTT GTTAGGGAGTTGCAAGAATCGAATAGGCAACAGATGGAATCCTTGAAAACGTTCCTTCACGAGACGGTCAAACAGCAAACGGAACTTTTGCGGCTCTCCTCCCTGTCTGAGGAGTGCGATGAGGGCGAGGAAGATTCGAAGTTGGCAAGTTGGCTGGAGGGATTGGGGATTACTGATAGTGCCAGGAGAAAG GTTCTGTCCCGTGGTTACAAACTAGAGGAAGTCCTTCTTGATTTCACTAGAGAAGAGATTCGAAGTCTGGGCCTAATAGGAGCTTCAGGCTTAAGGCTTTGGAAGGCCATTAAGCAATACCGTAACACTAAAGGATCCTGCTAA
- the Ask1 gene encoding mitogen-activated protein kinase kinase kinase 15 isoform X1: protein MLTKMPSIPTVIEPDAALFAECPSATDSVGSHSDTSTHTNATMTKPHMEVVCVIDICQSENLTQRKKALEEVKTACNQVGATMSHIQFEKLDFGQANVVSSFYNADVVIIDISLPVQQSTLIYHLGVRESFNMKQNILIYNDLESEITLRLKLSCSNYTFVSYKLADTACITTGPTDRADDTTEFLHQRLKKSLQDVEIQSKAHMKERFLSDLKKINETKSGPERKEALLNIVNRLNDRNVLSGDTVLNLLLSFRDIQEYESMIHVVEGLRSVPAGQKYLNSYIVFLYAFALNRRKKDGDREKALQVCINALKKKENNFPDMLCLCGRIYKDKFTESNYSDKESLDQAIHWYKKGFEVQPNEYAGINLATLLVIKGEELNKSSDLQHIAIVLNSLIGKKGSLASLKDYWDVATFFEISVLAQNYANAIQAAEHMFRLKPPDWYLKSTIGNIQLIDRFRKKKEEDISGEEQVFYFWMEFFTEAIKKVDEVSSDGRFPVLIFEPSKEYMPSSVWINFGVEPQTLQVSNICLKRLKSCCTEIHDWEFTADDIRSFSLSTQDDRSLFLYVLAISDCFQIFFPSEACRSVFHKLLVNLLNYQERPLEPEPPQEIQFEYERDEQGRKKMLGKGTYGVVYAALDLNKQVRIAVKEVPEKNLGAVQPLHEEIRVHSQLRHRNIVQYLGSRSEEGFFKIFMEQVPGGSLSALLRSKWGSLQKNEPTMASYTKQILEGLKYLHSHRIVHRDIKGDNVLVNTYSGVVKISDFGTSKRLIGLSPSTQTFTGTLQYMAPEVIDRGQRGYAAPADVWSLGCTVVEMSTGKPPFIELGSPQAALFKVGYHKAHPEIPELSDKATTFILKCFESDPDKRATAEQLLEDPFLCPERKKPVRMPTEFSRSVSVPVDKLAPKMLSGHSSAPNQTPTTPESDGSSHHHARTASLLPPIHMPTDLSFGSLASTPSLDCGDSGLDQHSERRNSSGTLLSPEAEVGTETDGFYLLKKDSQRRTTLAKVLANDGNKIVDLWMQKVRDKYLGETVLTPKHLLKLMDGLKSFIIDPNVSIVESTVKELKEEMDYDGTAIHQLQFAIYLYQESVNEILRLHPIKPHWMFALDNLVRSCVQAAITVLSPELGENLATHGSVDTSKSGKTNESFDIEHSLIHLKGEHSKICHDCIENLKRIVVRELQESNRQQMESLKTFLHETVKQQTELLRLSSLSEECDEGEEDSKLASWLEGLGITDSARRKVLSRGYKLEEVLLDFTREEIRSLGLIGASGLRLWKAIKQYRNTKGSC from the exons atgttaacaaaaatgCCTTCAATACCAACTGTTATTGAGCCTGATGCAG CACTTTTTGCAGAGTGTCCCAGTGCAACAGACAGTGTTGGCTCACATTCTGATACTTCCACACACACAAATGCCACTATGACTAAACCTCATATGGAAGTTGTTTGTGTGATAGATATTTGTCAAAGTGAGAACTTGACTCAGAGAAAGAAGGCTCTGGAAGAGGTCAAAACGGCATGTAATCAAGTAGGAGCCACGATGTCACATATCCAA TTTGAAAAACTTGACTTTGGACAAGCAAATGTTGTTAGCAGTTTTTATAATGCAGATGTGGTGATTATTGATATTTCACTGCCCGTACAGCAAAGTACCTTAATTTATCATTTGGGAGTACGGGAGAGTTTTAATATGAAACAGAATATCTTGATTTATAATGATCTTGAATCAGAAATTACCTTGAGGCTAAAG ctaTCTTGCTCCAATTACACATTTGTCTCATATAAATTAGCAGACACTGCATGCATAACTACAGGACCAACTGATAGAGCAGATGATACAACTGAATTTCTGCACCAACGATTAAAGAAATCACTTCAGGATGTTGAAATTCAGAGCAA AGCTCATATGAAAGAACGGTTTCTATCAgacctaaaaaaaatcaatgaaaccAAATCAGGCCCTGAAAGAAAAGAGGCATTATTGAATATTGTCAATAGACTCAATGACCGCAATGTTTTGTCAG GGGACACAGTACTAAATCTTCTGCTCAGCTTCAGAGACATCCAAGAGTATGAGTCAATGATTCATGTGGTTGAGGGTTTACGTTCAGTTCCTGCGGGGCAGAAGTACCTTAACTCTTACATTGTATTCTTATATGCCTTCGCTTTAAATCGGCGTAAAAAAGACGGAGATAGAGAGAAGGCTTTACAAGTGTGCATTAATGCTTTAAAAAAG AAAGAGAATAATTTTCCTGACATGCTGTGTCTGTGCGGGCGAATTTATAAAGACAAATTTACAGAGTCCAATTACTCAGATAAGGAAAGTCTGGATCAGGCTATTCATTGGTACAAAAAAGGGTTTGAAGTTCAGCCCAATGAATATGCGG GTATAAACCTGGCGACTTTACTGGTGATAAAGGGCgaagaattaaataaatccaGCGACTTACAACACATCGCAATAGTTTTAAATAGTCTTATTGGTAAAAAAGGTAGCTTGGCTTCACTCAAGGACTATTGGGACGTTGCcacatttttcgagatttcagTGCTAGCTCAGAATTACGCGAATGCAATTCAA GCAGCAGAACATATGTTTCGTTTGAAACCCCCCGATTGGTACCTGAAATCCACTATTGGCAATATACAGTTAATAGATCGATTTAGGAAGAAAAAGGAAGAAGATATTTCGGGTGAAGAGCAGGTCTTTTATTTCTGGATGGAATTTTTTACCGAAGCTATTAAGAAGGTCGACGAAGTCTCTTCTGATGGGAGGTTTCCAGTGCTCATTTTCGAGCCCAGCAAAGAGTACATGCCCAGTTCTGTTTGGATTAATTTTGGAGTGGAGCCCCAAACGTTACAA gtCAGCAATATTTGCTTAAAAAGATTGAAGTCGTGTTGCACTGAAATTCACGATTGGGAGTTCACCGCGGACGACATTAGGAGTTTCAGCTTAAGCACCCAAGATGACAGATCTTTATTTCTATATGTTTTAGCCATATCCGAttgtttccaaatatttttcccttcCGAAGCATGCAG GAGCGTGTTTCATAAGTTATTAGTTAATTTACTAAACTACCAAGAGAGACCTTTAGAACCTGAGCCGCCACAGGAAATTCAGTTTGAGTACGAACGAGATGAGCAgggtagaaaaaaaatgctggGGAAAGGAACTTATGGGGTGGTGTATGCAGCTTTAGATTTGAACAAGCAAG TTCGAATAGCTGTTAAAGAAGTGCCCGAAAAGAACCTTGGGGCGGTGCAGCCGTTACACGAAGAAATTCGAGTTCATTCTCAGCTGAGACATCGCAATATCGTTCAGTATCTGGGGTCGCGATCAGAAGAGG ggttttttaaaattttcatggaaCAAGTCCCTGGAGGCTCCCTGAGCGCTCTTTTAAGATCCAAGTGGGGTTCCCTTCAAAAGAACGAACCCACGATGGCGTCTTATACCAAACAGATTCTTGAGGGCCTAAAGTACCTGCACAGTCATAGAATCGTGCATCGTGACATTAAGG GCGACAACGTCCTGGTAAACACTTACAGTGGAGTCGTGAAAATTTCCGATTTTGGCACGTCGAAGAGGTTGATTGGTCTAAGTCCTAGTACTCAGACTTTCACGGGCACTCTTCAGTATATGGCGCCTGAAGTTATTGATAG gGGGCAGCGCGGGTACGCGGCTCCAGCGGATGTTTGGTCGTTGGGGTGCACTGTGGTGGAAATGTCAACGGGTAAACCGCCCTTCATCGAATTGGGGTCGCCGCAGGCCGCACTTTTTAAGGTTGGATATCATAAAGCCCATCCGGAAATTCCCGAATTGTCGGATAAAGCTACAACGTTCATCTTAAAGTGTTTCGAGTCTGATCCTGATAAACGGGCGACTGCCGAACAACTTTTGGAAGATCCATTTTTAT GTCCTGAAAGGAAAAAGCCTGTTCGCATGCCTACGGAATTCAGTAGGAGCGTTTCAGTTCCCGTGGATAAACTGGCCCCCAAAATGCTTTCTGGACACTCTAGCGCCCCGAATCAAACTCCTACAACCCCAGAATCTGA TGGCTCCAGCCATCATCACGCGAGAACCGCTTCGCTTTTGCCGCCCATTCACATGCCCACCGATTTGAGTTTCGGCAG TCTGGCCTCGACCCCTTCATTAGATTGCGGCGACTCCGGCCTGGATCAACACTCGGAAAGGCGAAATTCCTCCGGGACTCTTTTATCCCCTGAAGCTGAAGTAG GAACCGAAACTGATGGGTTTTATCTACTGAAGAAAGATTCGCAAAGAAGGACGACTTTGGCTAAAGTGTTAGCCAACGACGGGAATAAAATTGTAGATTTGTGGATGCAGAAAGTCAGGGATAAATATTTGGGAGAAACCGTTTTGACTCCGAAACATCTGCTCAA ATTAATGGACGGCCTGAAGTCGTTTATAATAGATCCCAATGTGAGCATTGTAGAGTCTACGGTCAAGGAGCTGAAGGAAGAGATGGATTATGATGGTACTGCTATCCATCAATTGCAGTTTGCCATATATTTATATCAA GAATCAGTGAACGAGATCCTACGTCTGCACCCTATAAAACCCCACTGGATGTTCGCCTTGGATAATCTAGTTCGGTCTTGTGTCCAAGCAGCAATCACTGTCCTTTCTCCTGAGCTGGGCGAAAACCTTGCCACGCACGGCTCCGTTGATACCTCTAAATCCGGTAAAACCAACGAGAGTTTCGACATCGAACACTCTTTAATTCACTTGAAAGGCGAACACTCAAAAATCTGCCACGATTGCATCGAAAATTTGAAGCGAATTGTT GTTAGGGAGTTGCAAGAATCGAATAGGCAACAGATGGAATCCTTGAAAACGTTCCTTCACGAGACGGTCAAACAGCAAACGGAACTTTTGCGGCTCTCCTCCCTGTCTGAGGAGTGCGATGAGGGCGAGGAAGATTCGAAGTTGGCAAGTTGGCTGGAGGGATTGGGGATTACTGATAGTGCCAGGAGAAAG GTTCTGTCCCGTGGTTACAAACTAGAGGAAGTCCTTCTTGATTTCACTAGAGAAGAGATTCGAAGTCTGGGCCTAATAGGAGCTTCAGGCTTAAGGCTTTGGAAGGCCATTAAGCAATACCGTAACACTAAAGGATCCTGCTAA
- the LOC136345729 gene encoding uncharacterized protein isoform X3, giving the protein MMRLQVTFISACIACLAAVARAQFGGFGFSSYGGYGLDSALTSVRDQRDNPGPVVFPPSPPDNGETSGVVVGASGYGFVPPHSPSSRSKNLI; this is encoded by the exons ATGATGCGGCTTCAGGTG ACTTTCATCTCCGCCTGTATAGCCTGTCTCGCAGCTGTAGCAAGAGCTCAGTTCGGAGGTTTCGGCTTCTCTTCATATGGGGGCTATGGCCTCGATAGTGCCCTAACGTCGGTTAGAGACCAACGAGATAACCCGGGACCCGTGGTTTTCCCCCCGTCGCCCCCCGACAATGGAGAGACGAGCGGAGTGGTTGTAGGTGCTTCTGGATATGGGTTCGTGCCACCACATAGTCCAA